A region from the Cannabis sativa cultivar Pink pepper isolate KNU-18-1 chromosome 9, ASM2916894v1, whole genome shotgun sequence genome encodes:
- the LOC115723261 gene encoding phytosulfokine receptor 1, producing MGALDFLVILSFIGCFLQSQAQSLSCHPNDFQALQDFVRGLETVIDGWESESYSDCCKWKGIKCHSSSTGKVVELDLAEKKLSGKLSQSLGNLDQLKVLNLSHNFFKGSLPKSLLNLPNLQVIDLSSNYLTGPISTAINLPSIQELDISENSLEGFLSQSICDNSSSLRSLNLQRNYLQGNLPSQLGNCSSLEYLSLGQNNLNGEIAESIYKLQKLTQLSLRENKFSGLISQRISNLTNLVQFDISSNAFSGTIPDVFHSIGKLEKFVAFSNNFTGFIPLSMSNSPTLTTLNLRNNSLEGLVNLNCSAMVKLVTLGLATNRFSGPIPDNRPSCQALSTLDLSRNRFTGQIPESFKNFHSLSYFFLSNTSNSNLSSALRIFQHCENLSTLIFTLNFHGEQLPADPTLHFKKLNVLIIANCRLRGSIPQWLSRSSQLKLLDLSWNHLDGTIPSWFGDFKFLFYLDLSNNSFSGKIPRRITELRSLTDMDVSLEKSPMDFPFSLKRNVSLSGLQYNQLMSLPPTLDLSYNKVSGSILPEFCNLKKLRYLDLKFNNLSGPIPSNLAGLRNLEALDFSHNKLSGTIPSSLESLSFLSKFNVAYNQLHGKIPLGGQFSTFPSSSFVGNIDLCGDDYTNIICAKHESSNIPREATHQSQRDESFTNGIIVGVAFGFVFVFGASLFPEILRYAGPMKRLRTH from the coding sequence ATGGGTGCTTTAGATTTCTTGGTCATCCTCAGTTTTATAGGATGTTTCTTACAATCTCAGGCTCAAAGCCTATCATGCCACCCAAATGATTTTCAAGCATTACAGGATTTCGTGAGGGGTTTGGAAACAGTGATTGATGGGTGGGAATCTGAATCCTATTCTGATTGCTGCAAATGGAAAGGAATCAAATGCCATTCTTCATCTACAGGGAAAGTTGTAGAGTTAGATCTTGCAGAGAAGAAACTTTCTGGTAAGCTCTCTCAATCACTTGGAAATTTGGATCAGCTGAAAGTTCTCAATTTGTCCCACAACTTTTTTAAAGGCTCCCTTCCAAAATCACTTCTCAACTTACCAAATTTACAAGTTATAGACTTGAGCTCCAATTATCTAACAGGCCCAATTTCCACTGCTATTAATTTACCTTCAATACAAGAGTTAGATATCTCTGAGAATTCCTTGGAGGGTTTTCTTTCACAAAGTATATGTGACAATTCTTCTTCACTTAGATCATTGAATCTCCAAAGAAACTACTTGCAAGGTAATCTTCCATCACAACTTGGGAATTGTAGTTCATTAGAGTACCTTAGTCTTGGCCAAAATAATCTTAATGGTGAAATAGCAGAAAGTATATATAAGTTGCAGAAGCTAACTCAATTGAGCCTTAGAGAGAACAAGTTTTCAGGGCTAATTAGCCAAAGGATCAGTAACCTCACCAACCTTGTTCAATTTGACATATCTTCTAATGCATTTTCAGGAACCATTCCAGATGTTTTTCACAGCATTGGAAAGTTAGAGAAATTTGTTGccttttcaaataattttactGGTTTTATTCCTCTGTCCATGTCAAATTCTCCCACTCTTACTACACTAAATCTTAGGAACAATTCCTTGGAGGGTTTGGTTAATCTTAACTGTTCAGCAATGGTAAAATTGGTTACTCTTGGTTTAGCTACCAATCGGTTTAGTGGGCCTATTCCAGATAATCGCCCTTCATGTCAAGCTCTGAGTACTTTAGATCTTTCTCGCAATAGATTCACAGGTCAAATACCAGAAAGCTTCAAGAATTTTCATAGTCTTTCTTacttctttctttcaaatacCAGCAACTCTAATCTTTCTTCTGCCTTGAGAATCTTTCAGCATTGTGAAAACCTTAGTACTTTGATCTTCACCTTAAACTTTCATGGTGAGCAGTTGCCAGCTGATCCTACTCTTCATTTCAAAAAGTTGAATGTTCTCATTATTGCTAACTGCAGACTCAGAGGCTCAATACCACAATGGTTGAGTAGAAGCAGCCAATTGAAGCTATTGGATTTGTCATGGAACCACTTGGATGGAACAATTCCTTCATGGTTTGGTGATTTCAAGTTCCTCTTTTACTTGGACTTATCAAACAACTCATTCAGTGGCAAAATCCCAAGAAGAATAACTGAGTTAAGAAGTCTTACTGATATGGATGTATCCCTGGAAAAATCTCCAATGGACTTTCCCTTTTCATTGAAGAGAAATGTAAGTTTAAGTGGGTTGCAATACAATCAACTAATGAGTCTTCCACCAACTCTAGACTTGAGTTATAACAAGGTTAGTGGATCAATCTTGCCCGAGTTTTGTAATCTTAAAAAGCTTCGAtatttagatttgaaatttaacAACCTATCAGGACCAATCCCAAGTAACTTGGCAGGGTTGAGAAACTTAGAGGCATTGGATTTTTCACACAACAAACTTTCTGGGACGATTCCCTCATCATTGGAAAGTCTAAGCTTTCTATCAAAGTTTAATGTTGCTTACAACCAATTGCATGGAAAGATCCCTTTAGGGGGTCAGTTTTCAACCTTTCCAAGTTCAagttttgttggaaatattgATCTTTGTGGTGATGATTACACAAATATTATTTGTGCAAAACATGAGTCTTCCAATATTCCAAGGGAGGCAACCCATCAATCACAAAGAGATGAAAGCTTTACAAATGGGATAATTGTTGGAGTTGCCTTTggttttgtgtttgtgtttggaGCTTCATTATTCCCTGAAATCTTAAGATATGCTGGCCCCATGAAGAGATTAAGGACTCACTAA
- the LOC133031475 gene encoding uncharacterized protein LOC133031475, producing the protein MSAPGGSSSKKKGVRGKYKGKNVEEELSKTQSAKLPIEVHAETGTPVGKNGKKFNNMAKWMTRMSIPINKFKWEDVSRADINALWDRLETKFVLPRDNPTFVDYGEYEMSKGLRDWRADCKKKWIQNIEELGQERADMSPPEGVTQEVWSDCIAYWSTDKQKARAAKNKESRGKMKFLGGWGSKPIVSHVVEGANPDTGELPTAVETFQKFHHKGNDWRNEFAQQAYEQMVEIAATQPAPTEDEPEEPAVDPTQYPRDLPVMTQVLGERSRHLRGFGHLPRLKGVGAKRAPATHPSAQPTITMEQYEALQKKVEEAEQTTQHTRQQYETQQLYLRRFQDQFEYLSRAVPGFNLPPMDLPPLPTPGAGSSSQPPETQRNNDDDITRL; encoded by the exons ATGTCTGCACCAGGTGGCAGCAGTTCGAAAAAGAAAGGGGTCAGAGGTAAATACAAGGGCAAGAATGTTGAGGAGGAGCTCTCCAAAACACAATCTGCCAAGTTACCGATTGAGGTGCACGCAGAGACTGGCACCCCCGTAGGCAAAAAcggaaaaaaattcaacaatatggccaaatggatgactcggatgtctatccccattaataaattcaaatgggaagatgtcagtagagctgacatcaacgcactctgggatagacttgag ACCAAGTTTGTCCTCCCACGAGATAACCCTACATTCGTAGACTACGGTGAGTACGAGATGTCAAAGGGTTTACGTGACTGGAGGGCAGACTGCAAGAAGAAGTGGATACAAAACATTGAGGAGCTTGGACAGGAGAGGGCCGACATGTCACCTCCTGAGGGAGTAACTCAAGAGGTGTGGAGTGACTGCATCGCTTATTGGAGCACAGACAAACAAaag gcgagagcagcgaaaaataaagaaagtcggggtaagatgaaatttctaggaggctggggctccaagcctattgtttcacatgttgtcgagggg gctaaccccgacacaggagaactgccaactgcggtggaaacttttcaaaagtttcaccataaaggcaacgattggcgcaacgagttcgcgcaacaagcttac gagcaaatggttgaaataGCGGCAACTCAACCAGCGCCCACTGAAGATGAGCCCGAAGAGCCTGCTGTCGATCCTACACAGTACCCCCGAGACTTACCTGTTATGACGCAAGTACTCGGGGAACGATCTCGGCATCTTAGAGGCTTTGGCCATCTCCCCAGACTGAAGGGAGTTGGGGCCAAAAGAGCACCTGCCACGCATCCTTCAGCCCAACCGACTATTACAATGGAACAGTACGAGGCTTTACAGAAAAAAGTGGAGGAAGCGGAACAGACAACTCAACATACGAGGCAGCAGTATGAGACACAACAACTCTACCTCAGACGATTCCAAGATCAGTTTGAGTATCTTTCTCGAGCTGTGCCGGGTTTCAACTTGCCTCCCATGGATCTTCCACCATTGCCCACTCCTGGTGCTGGATCGTCATCGCAGCCTCCCGAGACTCAGAGAAACAATGATGACGACATTACCCGCCTATAG
- the LOC133031474 gene encoding uncharacterized protein LOC133031474, with translation MPTNRSWMKAHRRSAEFRSGVEEFVAVATNHVNSDGLARCPCMRCLNVNFHTPATIRVHLFLSGIQPSYNPWYFHGETFSQPAVELPENDEEEMADVLADMLRGDPGFNESANTTDSFNEPPINDNNKFDDLFKEMEAELYPGCKKSALNALVKLMHCKVLNRWSNHSFDMLLSILIDLFPEGTKLPKSHYESKMRLRNLGLGYDSIDVCKYNCAIFWKENEKKEFCPVCGESRWVKRKGKGKKVPHKVMRYFPLTPRLKRLYCSRHTAEDMRWHYSQRPKEDGVLRHPADAEEWKQFDRLHPSFAVEPRNVRLGLATDGFNPFGNMSNSYSLWPVICVPYNLPPWKCMSAESLLLTLLIPGPSSPGKDIDVFMRPLIDELKQLWETGVETRDAYNGTVFSMRAAVLWTINNFPAYALMFGWSTKGYMACPTCNEHTPSIGLNSQIGYVGHRRFLEMSDPRRRSKKYNGKTEKRAPPPVLTGDDILTQLDRIPLTLPGKHKQFGGVKRKRSSEELNWSKKSTLLSIDGKSKDTDKARMDLQDLQIRRELWLYEDRNGKWKKPPASYTLSVQERIEFVDFIKSVRFPDGFTANLDKNVNLDTGKISGLKSHDCHVLLQRLLPAGIHKFLKKEIRDTIIELCVYFKQLCSRTLNVSNLEKMQTNILTILCKLETIFPPAFFDIMVHVVMHLPKEAILGGPVQYRWMYPIERSMSVYKQYVRNRARPEGSIAESFVVNEALTFCSMYFREVETRFNRPDRNNDIVQNMPTRQFSVFKHVGRPLGMRTVDTLPMQSKRKAEWYILNNCTEVEPYINEHKELLQARGVGNIEKVQETEFPEWFKTRINELRLSNHGAVSDELYAIANPANAAIYFYPGCIVNGIKFLVKERDENRKTQNSSVMWFKTNGSRMDSDGVITSICVNRQWYQNEPFILASQAKLIYYIPDLRNGKDWLIVNEYIPRNVWDFPDTDGETPFVRENNSAETEFVVQLPQLDDVDYVRHDVDPTEVANIHRVNSQPQQLDDFIVDDDNEGLNTEEDNSLELESDSDDNAVYVTDDEDDEL, from the exons ATGCCTACCAACCGAAGTTGGATGAAGGCGCACCGGCGCTCTGCAGAGTTTCGAAGTGGCGTTGAGGAGTTCGTTGCAGTAGCAACGAACCACGTGAATTCTGACGGATTAGCTCGATGCCCATGCATGCGGTGTTTGAATGTGAATTTCCACACACCTGCAACTATAAGGGTTCATTTATTTCTCAGCGGGATCCAACCTTCGTACAACCCTTGGTATTTCCACGGGGAGACTTTCTCGCAGCCCGCAGTTGAACTTCCTGAAAATGACGAAGAGGAAATGGCAGATGTGTTGGCGGACATGTTAAGAGGGGACCCTGGGTTTAACGAATCTGCTAACACGACTGATTCTTTCAATGAACCCCCTATCAACGACAACAATAAGTTTGATGACTTGTTTAAGGAGATGGAGGCTGAGTTATATCCAGGTTGCAAAAAATCAGCCCTCAATGCACTGGTAAAGCTTATGCACTGCAAGGTTTTGAATAGGTGGAGTAACCACTCTTTCGATATGTTGCTGTCCATCTTGATTGATCTATTTCCGgaggggacaaaattaccgaAGTCGCATTATGAGTCGAAGATGCGATTGCgcaatctaggtttgggttacgACTCAATAGATGTGTGCAAGTATAATTGTGCTATTTTCTGGAAGGAGAATGAGAAGAAGGAGTTTTGCCCTGTATGTGGCGAATCACGATGGGTGAAAAGAAAGGGTAAGGGGAAAAAAGTTCCTCACAAAGTTATGCGTTACTTCCCACTCACACCTAGACTAAAACGATTATATTGCTCAAGACACACTGCAGAGGATATGCGTTGGCATTACTCGCAGAGACCAAAAGAAGACGGTGTGCTTAGGCATCCTGCGGATGCTGAAGAATGGAAGCAGTTTGACCGCCTTCATCCGTCTTTTGCTGTTGAACCTAGAAATGTCAGACTGGGATTGGCGACTGacggttttaatccatttggcaacatgagcaACTCTTACAGCCTGTGGCCAGTTATTTGTGTCCCATATAATTTGCCACCGTGGAAGTGTATGAGTGCTGAATCGTTGTTGTTGACCTTATTAATTCCAGGTCCATCATCTCCTGGGAAAGACATAGATGTATTCATGAGACCGTTAATTGATGAACTGAAACAGTTGTGGGAGACGGGTGTTGAAACCCGAGATGCCTACAACGGAACTGTGTTTTCAATGCGTGCGGCAGTGTTATGgacaataaataattttcctgCTTATGCTCTAATGTTTGGTTGGAGCACAAAAGGGTATATGGCGTGTCCCACTTGCAATGAACATACTCCTTCCATTGGCCTAAATAGTCAGATTGGATATGTTGGCCACAGACGTTTTCTTGAAATGAGTGATCCGAGAAGGAGAAGCAAAAAGTACAATGGTAAGACTGAGAAGAGAGCACCACCTCCTGTATTGACGGGGGATGATATTTTAACTCAATTAGACCGAATTCCATTGACTTTGCCTGGAAAACACAAACAATTCGGGGGTGTGAAACGGAAGCGTTCTAGTGAAGAGCTCAATTGgtctaaaaaaa GTACTCTTCTAAGTATCGACGGGAAGTCAAAGGATACCGACAAGGCGAGAATGGATTTGCAAGACTTGCAAATACGACGAGAGTTGTGGTTGTATGAAGACCGGAATGGGAAGTGGAAAAAGCCTCCAGCTAGTTACACACTTAGTGTTCAAGAACGGATTGAATTTGTAGACTTCATAAAGTCTGTACGATTTCCAGACGGTTTCACAGCAAACTTAGACAAAAATGTAAATTTGGATACAGGCAAGATTTCCGGGCTcaaatcacatgattgtcatgtGTTGTTACAACGTTTACTACCGGCAGGTATCCATAAGTTCTTGAAAAAAGAAATCCGGGACACAATCATTGAGCTCTGTGTGTATTTCAAACAATTATGCTCAAGAACACTTAATGTTTCGAATTTAGAAAAAATGCAAACAAATATTCTAACTATTTTGTGCAAGTTAGAAACAATTTTTCCACCGgctttcttcgacataatggtTCACGTAGTTATGCATCTCCCTAAAGAAGCTATACTAGGTGGACCAGTGCAGTACAGGTGGATGTATCCCATTGAACGGTCAATGTCTGTGTACAAGCAATATGTCAGGAATCGTGCCCGTCCGGAAGGCTCTATTGCTGAATCTTTTGTGGTTAATGAGGCATTAACCTTTTGCTCAATGTACTTTCGAGAAGTCGAAACTCGATTCAACCGTCCTGACCGGAACAATGACATTGTCCAAAACATGCCAACTCGACAATTTTCTGTATTCAAGCATGTTGGCCGACCCCTTGGTATGAGGACAGTCGACACCTTACCCATGCAAAGCAAGCGTAAGGCGGAGTGGTACATTTTGAACAATTGCACAGAGGTTGAGCCGTATATCAA tgaGCACAAGGAGTTGCTTCAAGCAAGGGGTGTAGGCAATATTGAAAAAGTGCAAGAGACTGAGTTCCCTGAATGGTTCAAAACTCGA ATTAATGAACTACGGTTGAGCAACCACGGTGCAGTGTCAGATGAGTTGTATGCTATCGCTAACCCAGCGAATgcagcaatttatttttatccagGGTGCATAGTGAACGGTATTAAATTTTTGGTCAAGGAAAGGGATGAGAACCGCAAAACACAAAATAGCAGTGTCATG tggTTTAAAACTAACGGGAGTAGAATGGATAGTGACGGTGTTATTACTAGCATCTGCGTCAACCGACAGTGGTACCAAAATGAACCGTTCATACTTGCATCTCAAGCAAAATTGATCTACTACATTCCTGATTTAAGGAACGGTAAAGACTGGCTGATTGTAAATGAGTACATACCACGCAATGTTTGGGACTTCCCGGACACGGATGGGGAGACACCCTTTGTACGAGAAAACAATTCAGCTGAAACCGAGTTCGTTGTTCAACTTCCACAGTTGGATGATGTTGACTATGTTCGCCATGATGTCGACCCAACTGAAGTTGCAAACATCCATCGTGTGAATTCACAGCCTCAACAATTAGATGATTTCATTGTCGATGATGACAACGAGGGTTTAAATACCGAAGAAGACAACTCCTTAGAATTAGAGAGTGACAGTGATGATAATGCTGTATATGTAactgatgatgaggatgatgaattgtaa